The following are encoded together in the Melitaea cinxia chromosome 22, ilMelCinx1.1, whole genome shotgun sequence genome:
- the LOC123664496 gene encoding ATP synthase subunit gamma, mitochondrial, producing the protein MLGRFAPGVCTQVTTVVNQQQNRNMATLKAISIRLKSVKNIQKITQSMKMVSAAKYTRAERELKAARPYGEGAVQFYEKAEVAAPEDDPKQLYIAMTSDRGLCGAVHTGVSKVIRNRLNEPGAENIKVICVGDKSRSILQRLYGKHIISVANEIGRLPPTFQDAAKLATAIMTSGYDFGSGKIIYNKFKSVVSYAQSDLPLFSQKAIESAPKLAIYDSLDSDVLQSYMEFSLASMLFYALKEGACSEQSSRMTAMDNASKNAGEMIDKLTLTFNRTRQAVITRELIEIISGAAALD; encoded by the exons ATGTTGGGTCGTTTCGCTCCGGGTGTCTGCACCCAGGTGACCACGGTGGTCAATCAGCAGCAGAACCGTAACATGGCCACATTAAAAGCTATTTCTATtcgtttgaagtcggttaagaataTCCAGAAGATTACGCAGTCCATGAAGATGGTGTCAGCTGCCAA GTATACTCGCGCTGAACGTGAATTAAAAGCTGCCCGTCCCTATGGAGAAGGTGCTGTACAGTTTTACGAGAAAGCTGAG GTTGCTGCTCCAGAAGACGACCCTAAACAGCTTTACATCGCCATGACTTCTGATAGAG GTCTCTGCGGCGCGGTTCACACCGGTGTGTCAAAGGTGATCAGGAACCGCCTGAACGAACCGGGAGCGGAGAACATCAAGGTTATCTGCGTGGGAGATAAGTCGCGTAGCATCCTGCAACGTCTGTATGGGAAGCACATCATTAGTGTCGCTAATGAG ATTGGTCGTCTCCCCCCTACCTTCCAGGACGCCGCTAAGCTAGCCACTGCTATTATGACATCTGGCTACGACTTTGGATCTGGAAAGATCATATACAACAAGTTCAAGTCTGTTGTATCTTACGCTCAATCTGACTTGCCATTGTTCAGCCAGAAGGCTATTGAG AGTGCACCAAAACTGGCAATATACGACTCCCTTGATTCAGATGTCCTACAATCTTACATGGAATTCTCGCTTGCTTCTATGCTTTTCTACGCTTTGAAGGAAGGAGCTTGCTCGGAACAATCATCCCGTATGACGGCTATGGACAATGCTTCTAAGAATGCTGGAGAAATGATCGACAAACTTACACTAACTTTCAATAGAACCCGTCAAGCCGTCATCACTAGAGAACTTATCGAAATTATCTCTGGTGCTGCCGCTTTGgactaa